The Hymenobacter chitinivorans DSM 11115 genome window below encodes:
- the proC gene encoding pyrroline-5-carboxylate reductase: MENTSTKIAILGSGNIGISLAKGLVKAGMAAPEAITLTRRNAAALAPLAQAGYQTTSDNLAAVAQADIVVLAVLPQQLNKLLDSISSAINPEQHLFISVISGVSCLDIRTQVGAPVRVVRAMPNTAIGIGQSMTCIASDQDVDDDLALVEKLFDTVGMTVRINEELMTSATALCACGVAFFLRAIRAASQGGTEIGFHAHDALKMAAQTAKGAADLLLQLASHPEQEIDKVTSPKGCTIAGLNEMEHHGFSSALIKGIKLSADKAGKLYKEG, encoded by the coding sequence ATGGAAAATACCTCGACGAAGATTGCCATTCTGGGCAGTGGCAACATTGGAATTTCACTGGCCAAAGGACTGGTCAAAGCGGGCATGGCGGCCCCCGAAGCCATAACTCTGACCCGGCGCAACGCCGCGGCCCTGGCGCCGCTGGCCCAGGCCGGCTACCAGACCACCTCCGACAATCTGGCCGCCGTGGCCCAGGCCGACATCGTGGTGCTGGCCGTGCTGCCCCAGCAGCTCAACAAGCTGCTCGACAGCATTAGCAGCGCCATTAACCCCGAGCAGCACCTGTTTATTTCGGTAATTTCCGGGGTCAGCTGCCTGGATATCCGGACTCAGGTGGGCGCCCCGGTGCGCGTGGTGCGGGCCATGCCCAACACGGCCATCGGCATCGGGCAGTCCATGACCTGCATTGCCAGTGACCAAGATGTGGACGATGACCTGGCCCTGGTGGAAAAGCTGTTCGATACGGTGGGCATGACCGTGCGCATCAATGAGGAGCTGATGACCTCGGCCACGGCGTTGTGTGCCTGCGGGGTGGCGTTTTTTCTGCGGGCTATTCGGGCGGCTTCTCAGGGCGGCACCGAAATCGGCTTTCACGCCCACGACGCGCTGAAGATGGCCGCCCAGACTGCCAAAGGGGCCGCCGACCTGCTGCTGCAATTGGCTTCCCATCCCGAGCAGGAAATTGACAAGGTGACTTCCCCCAAGGGCTGCACCATTGCCGGCCTCAACGAAATGGAGCACCACGGCTTCAGCTCGGCCCTGATCAAAGGCATTAAACTGTCGGCCGATAAGGCGGGCAAGCTCTATAAGGAAGGCTAA
- a CDS encoding tyrosinase family protein, which translates to MALGDGIRRNIAHVEPAERVLLRDALIELNQRHYPGTRTDVIPGGVSWWFKMDEIHQATHVHRGPEFVPWHREIVNYMEAQLRIINPQLSLHYWDWTQDPRNIPNANLGGGTTGPLNLFTVDFMGYGGSAHSPVGEPWLGAGYYAPGAAIHRDGAGGTPADPPLVINRSVNGAPVTVATNTAITDAGTYISMRNLLESSHDAMHGFVNMGSQHTSFRDPFVFLLHSNVDRLFAKWQTTPGHPDRLDPVTVYGAETNLDVVVAGHVQNLAHNIEPWSSGHGEFNDIRPWAEPERQGIPRQYAHPSIVFPPCYDTNGTATPLVEVRNLGTPPVLNFNQVPTGETAVRAATFRVYGCGDVTIRVKAGAGPNAPFSVLHPASGSVVSHHGVNLYTDVRIWLAYTAGAAGVPVADGSVTFECPQNSKEFAFVLKATAVNRPRVAVVLALDQSASMSQPAGTSGVSRNDVLKDAARMFMEVIRQNNGVGLIRFDHNAYAVADPAFPGLPVTLITTDDINPGRVAAIAAANAHTVNPAGNTSVGDGVDMARQVLNALPAGTYDQKAIVVLTDGLENNPLWINDVVGSIDGRTFAIGLGNESQVNTTALRALAHNTNGYLLLTGLLSASIDDYFRLRKYFQQILSGVTNTDIILDPSGFIAPDTSIRLPFRLTEADIDCTVLLMLDENVVDLQLETPNGTRIKPGDAAGLGISYVVGTQNKLFRFTLPVAVAAGEQAGTWHVVLEVNRDEYKRALSRMRRRQDQQFQTFATHGARYSVVIDTYSNLRMAAGVSQNSYEPGAALTVRASLREYELPVEQRAQVQVELTRPGGVLTTLPLTETEPGTFEVVSPAAVPGIYRARIMARGVTLRGVPFTREHTADAAVWPGGNQPYQPPRQAGGKDDWCHLLTCLLSDKNLSREFEERLLREGISLKGIRQCVQGFCGPKSRPAG; encoded by the coding sequence ATGGCACTTGGAGATGGTATCCGGCGCAATATTGCGCACGTTGAACCCGCGGAGCGCGTCCTGTTGCGCGACGCTTTAATTGAGTTGAACCAGCGCCACTATCCCGGCACCCGCACCGACGTAATTCCGGGTGGCGTAAGCTGGTGGTTTAAGATGGACGAAATCCACCAGGCTACCCACGTACACCGGGGGCCGGAGTTCGTGCCCTGGCACCGGGAGATTGTCAATTACATGGAGGCCCAGCTGCGGATAATTAACCCGCAATTGTCGCTGCACTACTGGGACTGGACCCAGGACCCGCGCAACATTCCGAACGCCAACCTGGGCGGGGGTACTACTGGGCCGCTCAATTTGTTCACGGTCGACTTTATGGGCTACGGCGGCAGCGCCCACAGCCCCGTGGGAGAACCCTGGCTGGGTGCCGGGTATTATGCTCCGGGCGCGGCCATCCACCGGGACGGAGCCGGCGGCACGCCGGCCGATCCACCCCTGGTTATCAACCGGTCGGTGAACGGGGCGCCGGTAACCGTGGCTACCAATACCGCCATTACCGATGCCGGTACCTATATCAGCATGCGCAACCTGCTGGAAAGTTCGCACGATGCCATGCACGGCTTTGTAAACATGGGCAGCCAGCATACTTCCTTCCGGGACCCGTTCGTCTTTCTGCTGCACTCGAACGTAGACCGCCTGTTTGCAAAATGGCAAACCACCCCGGGCCACCCCGACCGCCTCGACCCCGTTACGGTGTACGGGGCCGAAACCAACCTCGACGTGGTGGTGGCGGGACATGTGCAGAACCTGGCGCACAACATCGAGCCCTGGTCGTCGGGGCACGGCGAGTTCAACGACATCCGGCCCTGGGCCGAGCCCGAAAGACAGGGCATTCCCCGCCAGTACGCCCATCCGTCCATTGTTTTTCCGCCCTGCTACGATACCAATGGCACGGCCACCCCGTTGGTCGAGGTCCGTAACCTGGGTACGCCGCCGGTACTCAACTTCAACCAAGTGCCCACGGGGGAAACGGCGGTGCGGGCTGCTACTTTCCGTGTCTATGGCTGCGGCGACGTAACCATCCGGGTGAAAGCCGGGGCCGGGCCCAACGCCCCTTTTTCGGTGCTGCACCCGGCCTCCGGGAGCGTGGTCAGTCATCATGGGGTGAACCTGTACACGGACGTGCGCATCTGGCTGGCTTATACGGCCGGGGCCGCGGGCGTACCGGTAGCTGATGGCTCCGTCACGTTTGAGTGCCCGCAGAACAGCAAAGAATTCGCCTTTGTCCTCAAGGCCACGGCCGTCAACCGGCCCCGGGTAGCGGTGGTGCTGGCCCTCGACCAGTCGGCTAGTATGAGCCAACCGGCGGGCACTTCGGGCGTTTCCCGCAATGACGTGCTCAAGGATGCGGCCCGGATGTTTATGGAAGTCATTCGGCAGAACAACGGCGTGGGCTTGATCCGCTTCGACCACAATGCCTACGCCGTGGCCGACCCAGCTTTTCCCGGCCTGCCCGTCACGCTGATTACGACCGACGATATCAACCCGGGCCGGGTGGCGGCTATTGCCGCGGCAAACGCGCATACGGTCAACCCCGCGGGCAACACCTCGGTGGGCGACGGGGTGGACATGGCCCGGCAGGTCCTCAATGCTCTGCCTGCCGGAACCTACGACCAGAAAGCCATAGTAGTGCTGACCGATGGTCTGGAAAACAACCCGCTCTGGATTAATGACGTGGTGGGCTCCATTGACGGTCGAACCTTTGCCATTGGTCTGGGCAATGAAAGCCAGGTAAATACCACGGCCCTGCGGGCCCTGGCCCACAACACCAACGGCTACCTGCTGCTAACGGGGCTGCTGAGCGCTTCCATTGACGATTATTTCCGGCTGCGCAAGTATTTCCAGCAGATCCTGTCGGGCGTTACCAACACGGACATTATTCTGGACCCGTCGGGCTTTATTGCCCCCGACACCTCTATCCGGCTGCCTTTCCGGCTCACTGAAGCCGACATTGATTGCACCGTTCTGCTGATGCTGGATGAGAATGTGGTAGACCTGCAGCTGGAAACGCCCAACGGAACCCGCATCAAGCCGGGGGATGCGGCGGGGCTGGGGATTTCCTACGTGGTGGGCACTCAGAACAAGCTTTTCCGCTTTACCCTACCCGTCGCCGTAGCCGCCGGCGAGCAGGCCGGTACCTGGCACGTGGTGCTGGAAGTGAACCGGGATGAATACAAACGAGCCCTCAGCCGGATGCGCCGCCGGCAGGACCAGCAGTTTCAGACGTTTGCCACCCACGGGGCCCGCTACAGCGTCGTTATTGATACCTATTCCAATCTGCGAATGGCGGCCGGCGTCAGCCAGAACAGCTACGAGCCCGGGGCGGCCCTTACCGTTCGAGCCTCCCTGCGGGAATATGAACTGCCGGTGGAGCAGCGCGCGCAGGTGCAGGTGGAGCTGACCCGGCCTGGTGGGGTGCTTACCACCTTACCGCTGACCGAAACCGAGCCGGGAACTTTTGAAGTAGTTTCCCCGGCAGCAGTGCCCGGCATCTACCGGGCCCGGATTATGGCCCGGGGCGTTACGCTGCGGGGGGTGCCCTTTACCCGGGAGCACACGGCAGATGCGGCAGTGTGGCCCGGGGGAAATCAGCCTTACCAGCCCCCACGGCAAGCCGGAGGCAAAGACGACTGGTGCCACCTGCTCACCTGCCTGCTCAGTGACAAGAACCTGTCGCGCGAATTCGAGGAACGCTTGCTGCGGGAGGGTATCAGCCTGAAGGGGATAAGACAGTGTGTTCAGGGGTTCTGTGGTCCTAAAAGTCGCCCCGCGGGCTAA
- a CDS encoding Crp/Fnr family transcriptional regulator: protein MKHLLQTIKSFSAPSCPSCPQATKGALGACHIEQLGLLSSGKTSQVYSKGQVIYAEGGVCQGLHCLYQGKVKITKIGGDGKEQIIRLAKGGDLVGICALWGETTYRTSAVALDDCTVCLLPRQDVLALVQTNVQFAGALLKHLSQALNSSDQRVLNMAYKPVRERLADALLLLQETYQESDTLDFSMAISRDDLASLVGTAKETASRLLSEFKEDGIIAAKGSQITILAPEKLVEISTQYA from the coding sequence ATGAAACACCTTTTACAGACGATTAAAAGCTTTTCGGCTCCATCCTGCCCATCCTGTCCTCAGGCTACCAAAGGAGCTTTGGGTGCTTGCCACATCGAGCAACTAGGGCTCTTATCGTCGGGCAAGACCAGCCAGGTATATAGCAAAGGACAGGTGATTTACGCCGAGGGAGGAGTTTGCCAGGGCTTGCACTGCCTTTATCAGGGCAAAGTGAAAATCACTAAGATTGGCGGCGACGGCAAGGAGCAGATCATCCGGCTGGCTAAGGGTGGGGACCTAGTCGGTATTTGCGCGCTCTGGGGCGAAACTACCTACCGCACCTCGGCCGTAGCCCTCGACGATTGTACGGTGTGCCTGCTGCCCCGGCAGGACGTGCTGGCCCTGGTGCAAACCAACGTGCAGTTTGCCGGAGCCCTGCTCAAGCACCTCTCGCAGGCCCTGAACTCATCGGATCAGCGGGTGCTGAACATGGCCTACAAACCCGTGCGCGAGCGGCTGGCTGATGCCCTGCTGCTGCTCCAGGAAACGTACCAGGAGTCTGATACCCTAGATTTCAGCATGGCCATTTCCCGCGACGACCTGGCTTCCCTGGTTGGTACGGCCAAGGAAACGGCAAGCCGGCTGCTGTCGGAGTTCAAGGAAGACGGCATCATTGCGGCCAAGGGCAGCCAGATTACGATTCTGGCTCCGGAAAAGCTGGTCGAAATCAGTACGCAGTACGCATAA